A DNA window from Arachis hypogaea cultivar Tifrunner chromosome 18, arahy.Tifrunner.gnm2.J5K5, whole genome shotgun sequence contains the following coding sequences:
- the LOC112772268 gene encoding cyanidin 3-O-galactoside 2''-O-xylosyltransferase FGGT1 encodes MDASSPLHIAMFPWFAMGHLIPYLHLSNKLAKRGHRISFFTPKRTQSKLQHQNLLPHLITFIPITVPHVDTLPLHAETTSDVPFSSYKHIATAMDLTEKDIELLLQNLKPQIVLFDFQHWLPNLARSLGIKSVQYIIGNPATFAYLSGHTRGIHFTAENLMKPPQGFPDSSIRLRAHEAQRVVTASKFEFGSGITLYDRFNTGTKFADAMAYKGCREIDGDHINYMKSQLERKPIMLSGPLLPEPTNSTLDEKWDSWLSGFTTKHVIYCALGSECSLNKSQLEELVLGLELTGFPFLAALKPPVEFDSIEQVLPEGFKERVEGSGVVYDGWVQQQLILEHPSVGCFITHCGAASITEALVTSCQLVLLPGPYSDHAIAARNLGSRMKVGIEVEKGEENGLFSKENVCIAVKTVMDDENQVGKEIRENHSKIRNLLLSNDFESSCIDGFVCELQSLL; translated from the coding sequence ATGGATGCTTCTTCTCCTTTGCACATAGCAATGTTTCCATGGTTTGCAATGGGACACCTAATCCCATATCTTCACCTCTCCAACAAGCTTGCAAAGAGAGGCCATAGAATCTCCTTCTTCACCCCCAAAAGAACACAATCAAAGCTTCAACACCAAAATCTTCTCCCACATCTCATCACCTTCATCCCCATCACTGTTCCTCACGTGGACACCCTTCCCCTCCATGCAGAGACCACTTCAGACGTTCCCTTCTCTTCCTACAAACACATCGCCACCGCCATGGACCTTACTGAGAAAGACATAGAGCTTCTCCTCCAGAATCTAAAGCCGCAAATTGTTCTCTTCGATTTCCAACATTGGCTTCCAAACTTGGCGCGAAGCCTCGGCATTAAGAGTGTCCAATACATAATCGGTAACCCAGCCACTTTTGCATACCTTTCAGGCCACACAAGAGGAATTCATTTTACTGCAGAAAACCTTATGAAACCGCCCCAGGGGTTTCCAGATTCATCTATCAGGCTTCGTGCACATGAAGCTCAACGCGTTGTAACCGCCAGCAAGTTTGAATTTGGTAGTGGTATCACTCTCTATGATCGTTTCAACACTGGTACAAAATTCGCGGACGCAATGGCCTACAAAGGTTGCAGAGAAATCGACGGTGATCATATAAACTACATGAAATCCCAGCTCGAGAGGAAACCAATTATGCTCTCGGGTCCTCTTTTACCAGAACCAACCAACTCAACCTTGGACGAAAAATGGGATTCATGGCTCTCAGGCTTCACTACTAAACATGTAATTTACTGCGCATTGGGAAGTGAATGTTCTTTAAACAAATCTCAATTAGAAGAATTAGTGCTCGGTCTTGAACTAACCGGTTTTCCGTTTCTTGCGGCGCTTAAGCCACCGGTTGAGTTTGATTCGATTGAACAGGTGTTACCGGAAGGGTTTAAAGAAAGAGTTGAAGGAAGCGGAGTTGTGTATGATGGATGGGTTCAGCAACAATTGATTTTGGAGCACCCTTCTGTTGGGTGCTTCATAACACATTGTGGAGCAGCTTCCATAACCGAAGCGCTCGTGACTTCGTGTCAGCTCGTGTTGCTGCCTGGGCCTTATAGTGATCATGCAATTGCTGCGAGGAATTTGGGGAGTAGGATGAAGGTTGGGATTGAAGTTGAAAAAGGTGAAGAGAATGGGTTGTTTAGCAAAGAGAATGTGTGCATAGCTGTTAAGACTGTGATGGATGATGAGAATCAAGTTGGaaaagaaataagagaaaatcaTAGCAAAATTAGGAATCTTTTGTTAAGCAATGATTTTGAGTCTTCTTGTATTGATGGTTTTGTTTGTGAGCTTCAGTCTTTGCTTTGA